One genomic region from Magallana gigas chromosome 3, xbMagGiga1.1, whole genome shotgun sequence encodes:
- the LOC105327180 gene encoding ileal sodium/bile acid cotransporter, whose translation MEMLRTLASLFFCVYFVHSSPLESSIGARMEITENEVKTVTFNFTETDRPVKIIVRSSDTFIFSVIEGSRHNITNGESGNFSAYIRGEFLGRAEVHVFVNKLFKGTQLSNAIQGASDNESWYITENPVDVVVKRAESPLSTVFTSIVIVLVCLANIAMGCKTDLKEVKRTLKRPVAPITGLVSQFTLMPLISLGVGYFLGLDAALWFGFFAMGSSPGGAASNIYCYLLDGDVSLSVTMTFISTLASLALIPAWIYSVGINVIYKDIEISIPFVNIITSLVGLIIPVGIGILIQIKKPNWARFIEKLVRPITVLFIILVFTIGVYANLYVFELLTPLTLLAGALIPYCGFAFGALVAFITKHDRQRILTIAIETGIQNTGISIVMLQLSLPTPDSDIGMVAPIVCSIFTPIPMVIAITAYEIKKRCFKKKEVATGEKLKGLDGGEKSEKLGVEGLSYQPVSEKGSDSETETCKKHEKKGI comes from the exons ATGGAGATGCTACGGACTCTCGCTTCTCTCTTCTTCTGTGTCTATTTCGTGCATTCCTCGCCGCTTGAGTCATCGATTGGAGCGAGGATGGAGATAACAGAGAATGAGGTCAAGACAGTGACTTTCAATTTCACAGAGACTGATAGGCCAGTGAAAATAATCGTTAGAAGTTCAGATACTTTTATCTTTAGTGTCATAGAGGGTTCTCGCCATAATATTACCAACGGAGAGTCCGGAAATTTCTCTGCTTATATTCGCGGGGAGTTTTTAGGACGTGCCGAAGTGCAtgtgtttgtaaacaaactctTCAAAGGGACGCAACTCAGCAATGCAATACAAGGTGCGTCCGATAATGAAAGCTGGTACATCACTGAGAATCCGGTGGATGTGGTGGTGAAGCGAGCGGAGAGTCCCCTGTCGACAGTGTTCACGTCCATTGTGATAGTACTGGTGTGCCTGGCTAACATCGCCATGGGTTGTAAGACTGATCTGAAGGAGGTAAAGCGAACTTTGAAGAGACCCGTGGCTCCGATCACCGGTCTGGTCTCCCAGTTCACCCTCATGCCACTG ATATCCCTGGGAGTTGGTTACTTTCTGGGCCTGGATGCAGCGCTGTGGTTTGGTTTCTTTGCCATGGGTTCCTCTCCAGGAGGAGCTGCCAGCAACATCTACTGTTATCTATTGGACGGCGATGTATCCCTCAGTGTGACCATGACCTTCATCAGTACTTTGGCTTCGCtag CTCTGATTCCAGCATGGATCTACAGTGTGGGTATTAATGTGATCTACAAAGACATAGAGATTTCTATTCCCTTCGTAAATATCATCACATCTCTAGTCGGCCTGATCATTCCTGTGGGCATCGGGATCCTGATACAAATCAAGAAACCCAACTGGGCCCGGTTTATAGAGAAGTTGGTGCGCCCAATCACTGTGCTATTCATCATCCTGGTCTTCACCATTGGTGTATACGCCAATCTGTATGTGTTTGAACTCCTGACCCCTCTTACTTTACTAGCTGGGGCTTTAATTCCTTATTGTGGGTTTGCTTTTGGTGCTCTTGTAGCCTTCATAACAAAACATGACAGACAGAGAATCCTAACAATTGCCATAGAGACTGGTATCCAGAACACTGGTATATCCATTGTCATGCTCCAGTTGTCACTTCCGACTCCGGATTCCGACATTGGAATGGTGGCTCCCATTGTGTGTTCCATTTTTACTCCTATTCCCATGGTGATTGCCATTACTGCATATGAAATAAAGAAGCGGTGCTTTAAGAAGAAGGAGGTTGCCACTGGTGAGAAATTGAAAGGACTAGATGGGGGAGAAAAGTCAGAGAAATTGGGGGTGGAGGGTTTATCTTACCAGCCAGTTAGTGAGAAAGGGAGTGACTCTGAAACAGAGACTTGtaaaaaacatgaaaagaaAGGCATTTag